One Hermetia illucens chromosome 4, iHerIll2.2.curated.20191125, whole genome shotgun sequence DNA segment encodes these proteins:
- the LOC119655627 gene encoding tubulin-specific chaperone E, which yields MVGLIDDSFKQFPLNSRIRSLGDYGTVRYVGEVRNYNGLWIGVEWDDPHRGKHDGSINGVRYFQTAHSTSGSMIRPEKAEKFQSLQDAVRERYLQSDGDDALDAELLKETQSQLHAPLFEIVGMDKVAKRQSNPDKLKDVSVAISTVNTAGDLSSLTCLTTLNISSTLVWNWQIVAEIAMQIPTLFSLNLSSNKLILPSEEDIKNLEPHFRHITYIDLSKNGLKDWRDVLHVAQLWPNIEQLSLQENGIEDILPADCMKVFKNLRELHLSFNKLSNFVQICKLGNIKTLERLFLVNNNIENVELPDCDYNEKVDIFPALNALNLCDNPISDSSDIFNELDKLPMLKNLCKTPKETGGFDDMFTLAVASISQLQKLSKAEIPKEERRGAEYEIWRKHAKEWLQTENDPKARKEFCKAHRSYPNLVKKYGSPVDFLPKSEKKASTLVKVRILNQATGETFEKKVPRQMSLQALLGLIIKRFHLAGDMPKLSYKDAQHPTLIVPLENMSKNLDFYSIQDGDTVVVE from the exons ATGGTTGGACTGATCGATGACTCGTTTAAACAATTTCCTCTGAACTCCAGGATCAGGTCCTTGGGCGATTACGGGACCGTTCGTTACGTTGGCGAG GTTCGCAACTACAATGGCCTTTGGATCGGTGTTGAGTGGGACGACCCGCACCGAGGGAAGCACGACGGCAGCATAAACGGGGTCCGGTATTTCCAAACTGCCCACTCCACTTCCGGTTCCATGATCCGTCCGGAGAAGGCTGAAAAGTTCCAGTCATTGCAAGATGCCGTGCGGGAGAGATATTTGCAGAGCGACGGGGATGACGCGTTGGATGCTGAGCTCCTGAAGGAGACGCAGTCCCAGCTGCACGCACCTTTGTTCGAAATCGTGGGAATGGACAAGGTTGCCAAGCGACAGAGCAATCCCGACAAACTCAAGGACGTTTCGGTCGCCATTTCGACGGTCAATACTGCTGGTGACCTCAGTTCGCTCACGTGCTTGACCACTTTGAACATTTCTTCGACTCTCGTTTGGAACTGGCAAATTGTCGCCGAGATTGCGATGCAGATTCCAACTCTTTTCAGTTTGAATTTGAG TTCGAACAAGCTAATTTTACCATCAGAAGAGGACATAAAAAATTTGGaaccccattttcgtcatataACCTACATTGACTTATCAAAGAACGGCTTAAAGGACTGGCGGGATGTATTGCACGTTGCACAGCTGTGGCCAAACATTGAGCAGTTATCGCTTCAGGAGAATGGAATTGAAGATATTCTGCCCGCGGACTGTATGAAAGTCTTTAAGAATTTAAG GGAATTACATTTATCCTTTAATAAATTGTCGAATTTCGTCCAAATTTGTAAGCTAGGAAATATCAAAACTTTAGAAAGACTTTTCTTAGTGAATAACAATATTGAAAATGTTGAGCTGCCCGACTGTGATTATAAtgaaaaagtggatattttcccaGCACTCAATGCGCTTAATTTGTGTGACAATCCGATAAGTGATTCT AGTGATATTTTCAATGAATTGGACAAACTGCCTATGCTGAAAAATTTGTGTAAGACCCCGAAGGAGACGGGCGGTTTTGATGATATGTTCACCCTGGCTGTCGCATCAATTTCACAATTGCAG aaattgagTAAAGCAGAAATACCAAAAGAAGAACGACGTGGTGCCGAGTACGAAATCTGGAGAAAGCACGCGAAAGAATGGCTACAAACCGAAAACGATCCGAAAGCTAGAAAAGAGTTCTGTAAAGCTCACAGGAGTTATCCGAATTTAGTAAAAA AATACGGTTCGCCGGTTGACTTTCTGCCTAAATCCGAAAAGAAAGCATCCACTCTTGTAAAAGTGCGAATATTAAACCAAGCAACGGGTGAGACTTTCGAAAAGAAGGTTCCACGACAAATGTCGCTACAGGCGTTGCTCGGATTGATCATAAAACGCTTTCATCTTGCGGGCGACATGCCCAAGTTAAGTTACAAAGATGCTCAGCATCCAACGTTGATTGTTCCACTTGAGAACATGTCGAAGAATTTGGATTTTTATTCGATACAAGACGGTGATACAGTTGTTGtagaataa